The genomic stretch GCTGCCGGCTTTGAGAAACCCATTCACCACCAACTTCTCTTCAAACGCCGGTTCGGTGGGCTGGCCGCTGCAGGAGAGTAAAGCAAAACAGATTACAAAGATGATAAATATAGGGAAGCGGACTTCATTGACTATTTGCTGCATCAAAGACATGCGTTTTTCCCAAAATAATCTCAATCAATCTTCCAGTATCGGTCAACGTTAAAAACCTTTGTCCTCAAAAAATAGAAATCTCACAGCATTGCAAAAAAGGGCTTCTAAACTGAAGTTTTCCACTTCTACACACGAATTGAAAAAGATTAGCGTTCATTCGCGTTGATCAGCGGTTTGATGAAAGGGACTGTTAGATTGAATGGCGCTTCTCTTGTGGGATTTCATTTCCGTGGCCGAAGAGCCATCATAATTTAGTTTCAGCCTTATTGCAAGCATTTATTCCTGCGCGCTATTGGCCAGATAGTCGAGCAAATCGATACGGGTCAAGATCGTCACGGGTTTGCGCGCGGTATCGACGACGACAACGGCATTGCTTTGCCGCAATGATTCTTGCAGCGTCGAAATCGGCGTATGCAAACCCACCACTGCCACCTGGCGATTCATGCACTTCGAGACGAGCGCATTAGTGTCGCCCGCGCCCGCGGCAATGAATTCCATCAAATCTCTCTCGGAAATGATACCCACAAGCACGCCGCCGGAAGTCACGGGCAATTGCGAAATCCCCTTCTGACGCATGATGGCCACGACATCCCGGATGGTTTGCACATCTTCGGCGCATACCAGCTCCGGACGGTTTGATTCTTTCTCTAAAATATCACCGACTTGCCCGGCCGCCATTTTTGACTCGAAAAAGCCGTTGTCGCGCATCCATTTGTTGTCGACGAATTTCGTCATGTAATTGCGCACGCCGTCCGGCAATACCACGACACAATTCTGCCCGGCTTTGAGCCTGGGCGCTTTTTGCAAAGCGGCAAATAACACGGATCCGCTCGAGCCGCCAACCAGCAAACCTTCTTCACGAATCAGTCTTCGCGCCAGCAGAAACGAATGTTGATCCGTTGTCTTTACCCACTCATCGACCACCTCGCGATCCAATACTTCCGGGATAAAGTCATATCCGATGCCTTCAACTTTATAGGTGCCCACTTCCGTGCCGCCGGCGAGAATTGAGCCGACCGGATCCGCGCCCACGATCATGCAATTCGGGCGAATCTCTTTAATGCGCTTGGCAACGCCTGTGATCGAACCGCCGGTGCCCGCGCCCATCACCACCATGTCAATCTGGCCGTCGAGATCATTCAAAATTTCCTGCGCGGTTTCTTCGTAGTGCACGCGGGGATTGTTGGGATTGGAGTATTGATCAAGAATATGCGCATTGGGCAACTCGGATTGCAAGCGGCGCGCAACGCTGATGTGACTCTCCGGCGAATCGAAGGCGGCTTCGGTGGGCGTGCGAATGATTTCCGCGCCCAGCGCCTCGAGCACAACCTGCTTCTCGCGGCTCATTTTTTCGGGCAGGGTAATGATCACGCGATAGCCGCGCACCGCGCCCGCGAGCGCAATGCCGATCCCGGTGTTGCCGCTGGTAGGTTCAATCAAGGTATCACCGGGTTTGATCCGGCCTTCGCGCTCCGCGGCTTCCACCATCGACTTGCCGATACGATCCTTGAGCGAAC from Cytophagia bacterium CHB2 encodes the following:
- a CDS encoding cystathionine beta-synthase; amino-acid sequence: MLFENILQVIGKTPMVKLHRVGSQLACNLYAKCEFINPGGSLKDRIGKSMVEAAEREGRIKPGDTLIEPTSGNTGIGIALAGAVRGYRVIITLPEKMSREKQVVLEALGAEIIRTPTEAAFDSPESHISVARRLQSELPNAHILDQYSNPNNPRVHYEETAQEILNDLDGQIDMVVMGAGTGGSITGVAKRIKEIRPNCMIVGADPVGSILAGGTEVGTYKVEGIGYDFIPEVLDREVVDEWVKTTDQHSFLLARRLIREEGLLVGGSSGSVLFAALQKAPRLKAGQNCVVVLPDGVRNYMTKFVDNKWMRDNGFFESKMAAGQVGDILEKESNRPELVCAEDVQTIRDVVAIMRQKGISQLPVTSGGVLVGIISERDLMEFIAAGAGDTNALVSKCMNRQVAVVGLHTPISTLQESLRQSNAVVVVDTARKPVTILTRIDLLDYLANSAQE